A part of Periophthalmus magnuspinnatus isolate fPerMag1 chromosome 19, fPerMag1.2.pri, whole genome shotgun sequence genomic DNA contains:
- the kcnj19b gene encoding G protein-activated inward rectifier potassium channel 1 — protein sequence MSAIRRKFGEDYQVVNTDRGMTFSAPVKKKRQRFVEKNGRCNVQHGNLGGETSRYISDLFTTLVDLKWRWNLLIFILTYTVAWLVMASMWWVIAYIRGDLSHGGHDSSYTPCVANVYNFPSAFLFFIETEATIGYGYRYITEKCPEGIILFLFQSLLGSIVDAFLIGCMFIKMSQPKKRAETLMFSQDAVVSQRDGKLCLMFRVGNLRNSHMVSAQIRCKLIKSRQTPEGEFLPLDQCELDVGFGTGADQLFLVSPLTICHEINTKSPFFDLSQRSLMNEQFEIVVILEGIVETTGMTCQARTSYTEDEVLWGHRFLPVMSLEEGFFRVDYSQFHNTFEVPTPPYSVKEQEEKSSITSPNPLPVTPTPPSPSLGNNGGRVLGRKERLLSADYADHIEDQATRIPPKLQRMSSTKEENLWRGLKTGTALPGGKASSTGDLPLSIQRLRSSSIPVVRQGHLEEQVQLLPLDGEAEEVEMERDRLVSPGISTITQGQAPLGGGRPEDNLPAKLRRMNADR from the exons ATGTCTGCAATACGCAGGAAATTTGGAGAGGACTATCAGGTGGTAAACACCGATCGGGGCATGACTTTTTCAGCGCCCGTAAAAAAGAAGAGACAGCGCTTTGTAGAGAAGAACGGCCGCTGTAATGTGCAGCACGGTAACCTTGGGGGGGAGACGAGCCGGTACATCTCCGATCTGTTCACCACGTTGGTGGACCTAAAGTGGCGCTGGAACCTGCTCATCTTCATTCTCACTTACACTGTGGCATGGCTGGTTATGGCATCCATGTGGTGGGTAATCGCCTATATCCGTGGGGACCTGAGCCACGGCGGCCACGACTCGTCCTACACCCCGTGCGTCGCGAACGTTTATAACTTTCCTTCTGCATTTCTGTTCTTTATTGAAACCGAAGCCACCATAGGCTACGGTTACCGCTACATTACCGAGAAGTGTCCGGAAGGCATCATTCTGTTTCTCTTCCAGTCGCTTCTGGGCTCCATCGTGGATGCGTTCCTCATCGGCTGCATGTTCATCAAGATGTCCCAGCCCAAGAAGCGCGCGGAGACGCTGATGTTCAGCCAGGACGCCGTGGTTTCTCAGCGGGACGGCAAGTTGTGCCTCATGTTCCGAGTGGGCAACCTGAGGAACAGCCACATGGTGTCTGCGCAGATTAGGTGCAAACTCATCAAG TCGCGGCAGACTCCAGAGGGTGAATTCCTGCCTCTGGATCAGTGCGAGTTGGACGTGGGTTTTGGGACAGGGGCTGACCAGCTCTTCTTGGTGTCTCCGTTGACCATATGCCACGAGATCAACACTAAGAGCCCGTTCTTCGACCTGTCCCAGCGCTCACTGATGAATGAACAGTTTGAGATCGTGGTGATCCTGGAGGGCATCGTCGAGACCACTG GTATGACCTGCCAGGCCAGGACGTCCTACACTGAAGATGAGGTTCTGTGGGGTCACCGCTTCCTCCCGGTCATGTCCTTGGAGGAGGGCTTCTTCAGGGTGGACTATTCCCAGTTCCACAACACCTTTGAGGTCCCTACTCCCCCATACAGCGTCAAAGAGCAAGAAGAGAAATCCTCCATAACATCCCCCAACCCACTGCCCGTCACACCCACGCCTCCTTCACCTTCACTGGGCAACAATGGCGGGCGTGTACTTGGGCGCAAGGAGCGACTCTTATCGGCTGACTATGCAGATCACATAGAGGATCAAGCCACCAGGATACCACCCAAACTCCAGCGAATGAGCTCAACGAAAGAGGAGAACCTTTGGAGGGGGCTGAAGACAGGTACAGCTCTGCCAGGGGGGAAAGCCTCCAGCACGGGGGACTTACCGCTCAGTATCCAGAGGCTGAGGTCCAGCTCTATCCCCGTGGTGAGGCAGGGACACTTGGAGGAGCAGGTGCAGCTGTTACCTTTGGatggagaagcggaggaggtggagatggagagagacagactggTATCTCCGGGCATCAGCACCATCACACAGGGGCAGGCTCCACTGGGAGGAGGGAGGCCCGAGGACAACCTGCCCGCCAAACTGCGCCGGATGAACGCAGACCGCTGA